The following coding sequences lie in one Arthrobacter sp. PGP41 genomic window:
- a CDS encoding GNAT family N-acetyltransferase, translating into MTFLEPLSLTGTYVTLEPLSGDHHDGLVDAALDGELWRLWYTSVPSPEGMAEEIERRLALQELGSMLPFTTRLTDPSTGGPGRIIGMTTYMNIDAGTPRLEIGSTWNAASVHGTGTNPESKLLLLRHAFEVLGCPAVEFRTHWLNHQSREAIARLGAKQDGVLRSHSRTRDGLLRDTAVFSILEHEWPMVRAGLEYRLARRGRGLDNVRTSASRGITTCVACDSCGQCD; encoded by the coding sequence GTGACTTTCCTGGAACCCCTTAGCCTGACTGGCACATATGTAACCTTGGAACCCTTGTCCGGGGACCACCACGACGGCCTGGTGGACGCGGCCCTGGACGGTGAGCTGTGGCGGCTCTGGTACACCTCGGTGCCTTCGCCCGAAGGGATGGCCGAGGAGATCGAGCGGCGGCTCGCCCTGCAGGAATTGGGCTCCATGCTGCCGTTCACCACCAGGCTGACCGATCCATCCACCGGAGGCCCCGGGCGGATCATCGGCATGACCACCTATATGAATATCGACGCCGGTACTCCCCGGCTGGAGATCGGCTCCACGTGGAACGCGGCGTCCGTCCATGGCACCGGCACGAACCCCGAGTCCAAGCTGCTGCTCCTGCGGCACGCGTTTGAGGTACTTGGCTGCCCTGCCGTGGAGTTCCGGACGCACTGGCTGAACCACCAGTCGCGGGAGGCCATCGCCCGGCTTGGTGCCAAGCAGGACGGCGTGCTCCGCAGCCACTCCCGGACCCGCGACGGGCTGCTGCGCGACACGGCGGTATTCTCCATCCTGGAGCATGAATGGCCCATGGTCCGGGCCGGCCTGGAGTACAGGCTGGCCCGGCGGGGCCGGGGGCTGGACAACGTCCGGACCAGCGCGTCAAGAGGTATAACCACCTGTGTGGCGTGCGACTCCTGTGGCCAGTGTGATTAA
- a CDS encoding DUF6480 family protein produces MSGTNPDPEDDKITGLEPGGGVPPGETPPGEGSVAGTQEPRQKGSGKGQQVFWLGAIGAGVLLFLLYFIGYIVGLFD; encoded by the coding sequence GTGTCAGGTACCAATCCGGACCCGGAGGACGACAAGATCACAGGCCTGGAGCCCGGCGGCGGAGTGCCGCCGGGCGAAACGCCTCCCGGTGAAGGGTCGGTGGCAGGCACCCAGGAACCCCGGCAGAAGGGGTCCGGGAAGGGGCAGCAGGTCTTTTGGCTAGGAGCCATCGGGGCCGGCGTGCTGCTGTTCCTCCTGTACTTCATCGGCTACATCGTCGGGCTTTTCGACTAG
- a CDS encoding 3-hydroxyacyl-CoA dehydrogenase family protein — translation MNTPQPAPGLPSGLPVFVGVLGGGRMGAGIAHAFLVKGADVLVVERDDRSAEAARERVESAAAKSIERGMADANLDEMASRLTVGVDYDAFADRQLVVEAVPEDWDLKVASLRGIEERLADDAYLASNTSSLSVNGLAGELKRPANFLGLHFFNPVPASTLIEVVLGERTSPELAAAAKGWVEALGKTAVVVNDAPGFASSRLGVAIALEAMRMVEEGVASAEDIDAAMVLGYKHPTGPLRTTDIVGLDVRLGIAEYLHSTLGERFAPPRILKDKVARGELGRKSGKGFFDWPGQATAG, via the coding sequence ATGAACACACCGCAACCTGCCCCCGGCCTGCCGTCTGGCCTTCCCGTCTTCGTCGGTGTCCTGGGCGGCGGCCGCATGGGCGCCGGCATTGCCCATGCCTTCCTGGTCAAAGGTGCCGACGTGCTGGTGGTGGAGCGCGACGACCGGTCCGCGGAGGCTGCCCGGGAGCGGGTGGAATCGGCCGCTGCCAAGAGCATCGAGCGGGGCATGGCGGACGCGAACCTGGATGAGATGGCGTCCCGGCTCACTGTCGGCGTGGACTACGACGCTTTCGCGGACCGGCAGCTGGTGGTGGAAGCCGTCCCGGAGGACTGGGACCTGAAAGTCGCCTCGCTGCGCGGAATCGAGGAGCGGCTGGCCGACGACGCCTATCTCGCCTCCAACACGTCATCGCTCTCCGTGAACGGGCTGGCCGGCGAACTGAAGCGGCCAGCCAACTTCCTGGGCCTTCACTTCTTCAATCCGGTCCCGGCGTCCACGCTCATCGAAGTGGTGCTGGGCGAGCGCACGTCCCCCGAACTTGCCGCCGCCGCGAAAGGGTGGGTTGAGGCACTCGGCAAGACCGCCGTCGTCGTCAACGATGCCCCGGGATTCGCTTCCTCGCGGCTCGGCGTGGCCATCGCCCTCGAGGCGATGCGCATGGTGGAGGAGGGCGTAGCGTCCGCTGAGGATATCGACGCCGCCATGGTCCTGGGCTACAAGCACCCCACCGGGCCGCTGCGGACCACGGACATTGTGGGCCTGGATGTCCGGCTGGGCATCGCCGAGTACCTGCACTCAACGCTGGGGGAGCGCTTCGCTCCGCCCCGGATCCTCAAGGACAAGGTGGCCCGGGGGGAACTGGGACGGAAGTCCGGCAAGGGCTTCTTCGACTGGCCCGGCCAGGCAACTGCGGGCTAG
- a CDS encoding enoyl-CoA hydratase/isomerase family protein, which translates to MPGAVDLAAEKFHALLVEERGDRVVVLLNRPEVRNAIDQQMVDELHVVCTALEQNPKVLIIAGVDGVFASGADIGQLRGRRRDDALQGINSTIFVRIAKLPMPVIAALDGYCLGGGAELAYAADFRIGTPGVRIGNPETGLGILAAAGASWRLKELVGEPVAKQILLAGKILGADEALAVNLITEVHEPAGLLDAAHNLADRIGRQDPLAVRITKSVFHAPAEAHPLIDQLAQGILFESEAKFDRMQAFLNKNAAKNAENAAKNADAETGEKN; encoded by the coding sequence ATGCCCGGGGCCGTGGACCTGGCCGCGGAGAAGTTCCACGCCCTCCTGGTGGAGGAACGCGGCGACCGGGTGGTGGTGCTGCTCAACCGGCCCGAGGTGCGCAACGCGATCGACCAGCAGATGGTGGACGAGCTGCACGTGGTCTGCACGGCGCTGGAACAGAACCCCAAGGTGCTGATTATCGCCGGCGTGGACGGAGTGTTTGCCTCCGGCGCGGACATCGGCCAGCTGCGTGGGCGGCGCCGGGACGACGCCCTGCAGGGCATCAATTCAACCATCTTCGTCCGGATCGCCAAGCTGCCCATGCCGGTCATCGCGGCACTCGACGGCTACTGCCTGGGCGGCGGGGCGGAACTCGCGTACGCCGCCGACTTTAGGATCGGAACCCCCGGTGTCCGCATCGGCAACCCCGAAACCGGGCTGGGAATCCTCGCCGCTGCGGGTGCCAGCTGGCGGCTGAAGGAACTGGTGGGGGAACCGGTGGCCAAGCAGATCCTGCTGGCCGGCAAGATCCTTGGGGCCGACGAAGCCCTGGCCGTGAACCTCATCACCGAGGTCCACGAGCCGGCGGGCCTCCTGGACGCCGCGCACAACCTGGCGGACAGGATCGGCCGGCAGGATCCCCTGGCCGTTCGCATCACCAAGTCCGTGTTCCACGCCCCTGCGGAAGCACACCCCCTGATCGACCAGCTGGCCCAAGGCATCCTCTTCGAATCCGAGGCCAAGTTCGACAGGATGCAGGCGTTCCTGAACAAGAACGCAGCCAAGAACGCCGAGAACGCAGCCAAGAACGCCGACGCCGAGACCGGAGAAAAGAACTGA
- a CDS encoding thiolase family protein, which produces MAATAGPQAFLVGGVRTPVGRYGGALSSVRPDDLAALVLREAVNRAGLDPDSIDEVILGNANGAGEENRNVARMATLLAGLPLHIPGITVNRLCASGLSAIIQASHMIKAGAADIVIAGGVESMSRAPWVQEKPTAAFAKPGQIFDTSIGWRFTNPLFHKGGLSRDGKMTYSMPETAEEVARVDNISREDADAFAVRSHQRALDAIAAGRFKDEIVPVTVRTRKAENVVDTDEGPREGTTLDVLAGLKPVTHGGSVVTAGNSSSLNDGASAIIVASEAAIERLGLTPRARIIDGASAGCEPEIMGIGPVPATQKVLKRSGLSVGDLAAVELNEAFATQSLACIRRLGLEQDIVNNDGGAIALGHPLGSSGARIAITLLGRMEREDARIGLATMCIGVGQGTAMLLEKV; this is translated from the coding sequence ATGGCTGCAACCGCAGGTCCGCAGGCTTTCCTTGTTGGCGGAGTCCGAACGCCGGTGGGCAGATACGGCGGGGCGCTCTCGTCGGTCCGCCCCGATGACCTGGCAGCCCTGGTGCTCCGGGAGGCGGTGAACCGGGCCGGACTGGACCCGGACAGCATTGACGAGGTCATCCTGGGCAATGCCAACGGAGCCGGCGAAGAGAACCGCAACGTGGCCCGGATGGCAACCCTGCTGGCCGGGCTTCCCCTCCATATCCCCGGGATCACGGTGAACCGGCTCTGCGCCTCCGGCCTCAGCGCCATCATCCAGGCCAGCCACATGATCAAGGCCGGAGCTGCGGACATCGTCATCGCCGGCGGCGTGGAATCGATGAGCCGGGCGCCGTGGGTCCAGGAAAAGCCGACCGCCGCCTTTGCGAAGCCCGGGCAGATTTTCGACACCTCCATCGGCTGGCGCTTCACCAACCCGCTGTTCCACAAGGGCGGGCTGTCCCGGGACGGCAAGATGACCTACTCCATGCCGGAGACCGCCGAAGAAGTGGCCCGTGTGGACAACATTTCCCGTGAGGACGCCGACGCCTTCGCCGTCCGATCCCACCAGCGGGCCCTGGACGCCATCGCGGCGGGGCGGTTCAAGGACGAAATCGTTCCCGTCACCGTCAGGACCCGCAAGGCCGAGAATGTCGTGGACACTGATGAAGGCCCCCGTGAAGGCACCACCCTGGACGTCCTCGCCGGACTGAAGCCGGTAACCCACGGCGGGTCAGTGGTCACTGCAGGCAACTCCTCCTCCCTCAACGACGGCGCCTCCGCGATCATCGTTGCCTCGGAAGCGGCCATCGAACGGCTGGGACTAACACCCCGCGCGCGGATCATCGACGGCGCCTCGGCAGGCTGTGAACCGGAGATCATGGGCATCGGCCCGGTGCCTGCCACGCAGAAGGTCCTCAAGCGCAGCGGCCTCAGCGTAGGCGACCTTGCCGCCGTCGAACTTAACGAAGCCTTTGCCACGCAGTCCCTTGCCTGCATCCGGCGCCTTGGCCTGGAACAGGACATAGTGAACAACGACGGCGGCGCGATCGCCCTGGGGCACCCGCTGGGTTCCAGCGGGGCACGGATCGCCATCACCCTGCTGGGACGCATGGAGCGCGAGGACGCCCGGATCGGCCTGGCCACCATGTGCATCGGCGTGGGCCAGGGCACTGCGATGCTGCTGGAGAAGGTCTGA
- a CDS encoding SRPBCC family protein: MDHSLSLTQHIQASPEKVWSVITDIPGSAATLSGVDSVQLLTDGPYGEGTRWKETRKMLGKAETVEMWVAEAERNRSTTVKAVQGGADYTTRFSLAPRDGGTDLTLTFGAEVIKPTLASRIMMLLFGRMGMAATRKALAKDLTEIAAKAETL; the protein is encoded by the coding sequence ATGGACCACAGCCTCAGTCTCACCCAGCACATCCAGGCGTCACCCGAGAAAGTCTGGTCCGTCATCACGGACATCCCGGGCTCCGCGGCCACCCTCTCCGGCGTGGACTCGGTCCAGCTCCTCACGGACGGCCCCTATGGTGAGGGAACCCGCTGGAAGGAGACGCGGAAGATGCTGGGCAAAGCGGAAACGGTGGAGATGTGGGTGGCGGAAGCTGAGCGGAACCGCAGCACCACCGTCAAGGCCGTCCAGGGCGGCGCGGACTACACCACGCGCTTCAGCCTGGCTCCGCGCGACGGCGGAACGGACCTCACCCTCACCTTCGGCGCCGAGGTCATTAAGCCCACCCTGGCCAGCAGGATCATGATGCTGCTGTTCGGCAGGATGGGCATGGCAGCCACCCGCAAAGCCCTGGCCAAGGACCTCACGGAGATAGCGGCGAAGGCGGAAACGCTGTAG
- a CDS encoding CsbD family protein, whose protein sequence is MGLGDKISNAAEDMGGKAKEAAGNATDNDRLKAEGQADQVKADAKKVGESVKDEFKRD, encoded by the coding sequence ATGGGCCTCGGAGACAAGATCAGTAACGCAGCGGAAGACATGGGCGGCAAGGCCAAGGAAGCGGCCGGCAACGCCACCGATAATGACCGCCTGAAGGCCGAAGGCCAGGCGGACCAGGTCAAGGCTGACGCCAAGAAGGTCGGCGAAAGCGTCAAGGACGAGTTCAAGCGCGACTAG
- a CDS encoding DNA polymerase IV yields MGEPWVLHVDLDQFIAAVEVLRRPELAGKAVIVGGRGDPAERAVVSTASYEARAYGVGSGMPLRVAARKVPDAVILPVDHEAYLEASEQVMAVLRSQPGATVQVLGWDEAFVGVRTADPEAYARQLQRAVLEETRLHCSVGIGDTLVRAKVATTFGKPAGVFRLTEGNWLDVMGGRPTIELWGVGTKVSQRLAKLGIRTVAELAASNPDDLVPEFGPKMGPWYAQLGRGDGGRTVDDTPWVARGHSRETTFQRDLTGPGQIDDAVRELAAHVLEDVAAEGRPVVGLTLKVRYAPFITKTYARKIPETSDPAEVLARVLDLVAKIEPGRPVRLLGLRAEMTMPDDSRQGHTPTRSGW; encoded by the coding sequence GTGGGCGAACCCTGGGTGCTGCACGTGGACCTTGACCAGTTCATCGCGGCGGTGGAAGTGCTCCGCCGGCCCGAGCTTGCGGGCAAGGCGGTGATCGTTGGCGGCCGCGGCGATCCCGCCGAACGGGCGGTGGTGTCCACGGCGTCCTACGAAGCCCGGGCGTACGGTGTCGGCTCGGGGATGCCGCTGCGCGTCGCGGCGCGGAAAGTGCCCGACGCCGTCATCCTGCCCGTCGACCATGAGGCCTACCTTGAGGCGTCCGAGCAGGTCATGGCGGTGCTGCGCTCGCAGCCGGGCGCTACCGTCCAGGTGCTCGGCTGGGACGAAGCGTTTGTCGGGGTGCGGACGGCGGATCCCGAGGCCTACGCCCGGCAACTGCAGCGGGCCGTCCTCGAGGAGACACGCCTGCACTGCAGCGTGGGCATCGGCGACACCCTGGTCCGCGCCAAGGTGGCGACGACGTTCGGCAAGCCGGCCGGCGTCTTCCGGCTCACGGAAGGCAATTGGCTGGACGTTATGGGAGGCCGCCCCACCATCGAGCTGTGGGGCGTGGGAACGAAAGTGTCCCAGCGCCTCGCCAAGCTTGGCATCCGGACGGTTGCCGAGCTGGCAGCGTCCAACCCTGACGATCTTGTCCCCGAGTTCGGCCCCAAGATGGGTCCCTGGTATGCGCAGCTGGGACGAGGAGACGGCGGACGGACCGTTGATGACACGCCTTGGGTGGCGCGCGGGCACAGCCGGGAAACCACCTTCCAGCGCGACCTGACCGGGCCGGGGCAGATTGACGACGCCGTCAGGGAGCTGGCAGCGCACGTGCTGGAGGATGTCGCGGCAGAGGGCCGGCCGGTGGTCGGGCTGACGCTCAAGGTCCGCTACGCGCCGTTCATCACCAAGACGTACGCCCGGAAAATCCCCGAGACCTCGGACCCGGCGGAAGTGCTCGCCCGGGTCCTGGACCTGGTGGCGAAGATCGAGCCGGGCCGCCCCGTCAGGCTCCTCGGGCTGCGGGCCGAAATGACGATGCCGGACGACTCCCGGCAGGGGCACACCCCAACCCGCAGCGGCTGGTGA
- a CDS encoding amino acid permease, translating into MPQITPTDLQNRTAPSVAVDPTLSAEGYSKTLGRRHVTMIAMGGAIGVGLFMGAGGRLASTGPALIFSYAIAGVIAYLLMRALGELIMYRQTSGSFVSYAGEMFGKKGAFLSGWMYFINWGMTGIAELIAIGLYFQFFFPNVPVEASAIAALLLLVAVNLLSVKAFGEFEFWASCLKVGAILIFLAVGTFMVLTNAQVGDGNASVANLFAAEGGMFPKGALVMVLVLNAVIFAYNGIELVGITAGEMKDPEREVPKAIRAVVLRIVVFYVGSVLLLAMLLPSDQYKAGTSPFVTVFGQMGLGWVGDVMNMIVITAALSSCNSGLYSIGRVFRTMANNGHAPQWLTLMSKRHVPFAAILAVAAFYLVGILLNIWLGGSHAFDLVLNTASIGVIFCWGSIFASQIVLRRRKGVTSGLPMPGSPWTSWAGLVGLLAITVLIGFDTMTNKATGEVFYLGLWTLGSIPLFALLLWLGWQKVKNNEPKSELYS; encoded by the coding sequence GTGCCTCAAATTACCCCGACAGATCTTCAGAACCGCACGGCCCCATCCGTCGCCGTCGACCCCACTCTCAGCGCCGAGGGCTATAGCAAGACCCTGGGCCGGCGCCACGTCACCATGATCGCCATGGGCGGCGCAATCGGCGTCGGCCTATTCATGGGTGCCGGCGGCCGCCTCGCCTCCACCGGCCCGGCCCTGATCTTCTCCTACGCCATCGCAGGCGTCATCGCCTACCTGCTCATGCGGGCCCTGGGCGAACTCATCATGTACCGCCAGACCTCCGGCTCTTTCGTGAGCTACGCCGGTGAAATGTTCGGCAAGAAGGGTGCGTTCCTGTCCGGCTGGATGTACTTCATCAACTGGGGCATGACCGGCATCGCCGAACTGATCGCCATCGGCCTGTACTTCCAGTTCTTCTTCCCCAACGTTCCGGTCGAGGCCTCCGCCATCGCCGCACTGTTGCTGCTGGTGGCAGTGAACCTGCTGAGCGTCAAGGCATTCGGTGAATTCGAATTCTGGGCTTCCTGCCTCAAGGTGGGCGCCATCCTGATCTTCCTGGCCGTGGGCACGTTCATGGTCCTCACCAACGCCCAGGTGGGCGACGGCAACGCCTCCGTAGCGAACCTGTTCGCCGCGGAAGGCGGCATGTTCCCCAAGGGCGCCCTGGTGATGGTCCTCGTCCTCAACGCCGTCATCTTCGCTTACAACGGCATTGAACTGGTGGGCATCACCGCCGGTGAAATGAAGGATCCGGAACGCGAAGTGCCCAAGGCGATCCGCGCCGTCGTCCTCCGCATTGTGGTGTTCTACGTCGGTTCCGTCCTGCTCCTTGCCATGCTGCTGCCGTCGGACCAGTACAAGGCCGGTACCTCCCCGTTCGTCACCGTTTTCGGCCAGATGGGCCTTGGCTGGGTGGGTGACGTCATGAACATGATCGTCATCACCGCCGCGCTGTCCTCCTGCAACTCCGGCCTCTACTCGATTGGCCGCGTGTTCCGCACCATGGCCAACAACGGGCACGCCCCGCAGTGGCTCACCCTGATGTCCAAGCGCCACGTGCCGTTCGCAGCCATCCTCGCCGTCGCTGCGTTCTACCTGGTGGGCATCCTGCTCAACATCTGGCTGGGCGGCTCCCACGCGTTCGACCTCGTCCTGAACACAGCCTCCATCGGCGTGATCTTCTGCTGGGGCTCCATCTTCGCCAGCCAGATCGTGCTGCGCCGCCGCAAGGGTGTCACGTCCGGCCTGCCGATGCCCGGTTCGCCGTGGACCAGCTGGGCCGGCTTGGTGGGCCTGCTGGCCATCACTGTCCTGATCGGTTTCGACACCATGACCAACAAGGCCACCGGCGAAGTGTTCTACCTGGGCCTCTGGACCCTGGGCAGCATCCCGCTCTTCGCTCTGCTCCTGTGGCTGGGCTGGCAGAAGGTCAAGAACAACGAACCGAAGAGCGAGCTGTACAGCTAA
- a CDS encoding Rieske (2Fe-2S) protein, protein MSSAGTNAHVLGPVDQIPLGEGRAFGVGGEQVAVFRLRDGSLRAVSGVCPHRGGPVADGTVDRQVVICPLHQHAFDLTSGCSTTGAGPLRTYRISLDGEQNLVLRTAAV, encoded by the coding sequence ATGAGCAGCGCCGGAACCAACGCCCATGTCCTGGGCCCGGTGGACCAGATTCCGCTGGGCGAGGGGCGGGCCTTCGGGGTGGGCGGCGAGCAGGTGGCCGTCTTCCGGCTGCGGGACGGTTCACTGCGGGCGGTCTCCGGCGTCTGTCCCCACCGGGGCGGGCCGGTTGCGGACGGCACCGTGGACCGGCAGGTGGTCATCTGTCCGCTGCACCAGCACGCTTTTGACCTCACCTCCGGGTGCTCCACTACCGGCGCGGGACCCCTGCGGACCTACCGGATATCCCTGGACGGGGAGCAGAACCTGGTGCTCCGGACGGCCGCGGTGTAG
- the nirB gene encoding nitrite reductase large subunit NirB, whose product MGSVAERVQAPAQARVHTPPLARPRSRSGGRDSRRRLVVIGNGMAGARAVEEILARGGAEQFSITVFGDEPYGNYNRIMLSHVLSGAESDQDIFLNPLSWYQDNGITLHAGVRADRIDRFAKQVFSSDGRVTPYDVLVIATGSRSHMPPMDGLYTPGGSVKQGVFGFRTIDDTRKMAAHAQQEQHRHAVVIGGGLLGLEAAAGLRSFGLGVDVVHSGGHLMSAQMGPDGGAVLRRSVEALGIGVLTGCRTTAVLGTDRVTGVSLRDRPDIECDMVVVAAGIRPNVDLAVLSGLPVERAIVVDDSLRVQDEDDIYAVGECVQHRGEVYGLVAPLWEQAVVLANHVTGTDTGAAYLGSRTATKLKVAGVEVASMGLHGPELETDEHIVFSEPSRGVFKSIVVRDNKMVGATLLGDSRKVAYLTQAYDRGLPLPEERIGLMFDLGTPGEETGIAELDDDAQVCNCNGVSKKDLVGAVKGGCSSVSGAMDATRAGKGCGSCKLLVRQVVEWAADGAVEEGPAAAYYVPGIPLDKQALMAEVRARGLRSVSAVFQALAPGGAEDAKSKMGLASLLKMMLADRYIDERDARFINDRVHANIQRDGTFSVVPQMKGGVTSVQQLRRIADVAEKHNVPLIKLTGGQRIDLLGIRKEDLPQVWADLDMPSGYAYGKSFRTVKTCVGKDFCRYGTGDSTKLGIEIESRFQGLESPAKLKLAVSGCPRNCAESLVKDVGVVAVEGGRWEIYVGGAAGAHIRKGDLLATVDSPDEVKVLTGRFMQYYREEANWLERTYAFVPRVGIEHLRAVIVQDAEGIAGRLDEAMQASVDSYVDPWLERDDPQTPGQFRTSLPLTALPQVPVR is encoded by the coding sequence ATGGGCAGCGTGGCGGAGCGGGTGCAGGCACCGGCGCAAGCACGGGTGCACACCCCGCCGCTCGCCAGGCCACGGTCCCGGTCCGGTGGCCGCGACAGCCGTCGGCGCCTCGTGGTCATCGGCAACGGGATGGCGGGGGCCCGGGCCGTGGAGGAGATCCTGGCCCGGGGCGGTGCGGAGCAGTTCAGCATCACCGTGTTCGGGGACGAGCCTTACGGAAACTACAACCGGATCATGCTCAGCCACGTCCTTTCCGGGGCGGAAAGCGACCAGGACATTTTCCTCAACCCGTTGTCCTGGTACCAGGACAACGGCATCACGCTGCACGCCGGGGTCCGGGCGGACAGGATCGACCGGTTCGCCAAGCAGGTGTTTTCCAGCGACGGCCGGGTGACGCCCTACGACGTCCTGGTCATCGCCACCGGCAGCCGCTCGCACATGCCCCCGATGGACGGCCTCTACACGCCCGGCGGGTCCGTGAAACAGGGAGTCTTCGGCTTCCGCACCATCGACGACACCCGCAAAATGGCTGCGCACGCGCAGCAGGAGCAGCACCGGCACGCCGTGGTGATTGGCGGCGGCCTGCTGGGGCTGGAGGCCGCCGCCGGGCTGCGCAGCTTCGGGCTGGGCGTGGACGTGGTCCACTCGGGCGGCCACCTGATGAGCGCACAGATGGGGCCCGACGGCGGGGCCGTCCTCCGGCGCAGCGTTGAGGCGCTGGGCATTGGGGTACTGACCGGCTGCCGGACCACGGCCGTGCTTGGCACGGACAGGGTGACCGGCGTTAGCCTCCGCGACAGGCCGGACATTGAGTGCGACATGGTGGTGGTGGCGGCCGGGATCCGTCCCAACGTTGACCTCGCTGTCCTCAGCGGGCTCCCGGTGGAGCGGGCCATTGTGGTGGACGACAGCCTGCGGGTCCAGGACGAGGACGACATCTACGCGGTGGGGGAGTGCGTCCAGCACCGCGGCGAGGTGTACGGGCTGGTGGCCCCGCTGTGGGAGCAGGCGGTGGTGCTGGCCAACCACGTGACGGGGACGGACACGGGCGCCGCGTACCTGGGCTCGCGCACCGCCACCAAACTGAAGGTGGCAGGCGTCGAAGTGGCTTCCATGGGCCTGCACGGGCCGGAACTTGAGACGGACGAACACATCGTCTTCTCGGAGCCCAGCCGCGGGGTCTTCAAGTCCATCGTGGTCCGGGACAACAAGATGGTGGGCGCCACCCTCCTGGGGGACAGCCGCAAGGTGGCCTACCTGACCCAGGCGTATGACCGCGGGCTGCCGCTGCCCGAGGAGCGGATCGGGCTGATGTTCGATCTTGGCACGCCCGGGGAGGAGACCGGGATTGCGGAACTCGACGATGACGCGCAGGTCTGCAACTGCAACGGCGTCAGCAAGAAGGACCTGGTGGGCGCGGTGAAGGGCGGCTGCAGCTCGGTATCCGGGGCCATGGACGCCACCCGTGCCGGCAAGGGCTGCGGCTCCTGCAAGCTCCTGGTCAGGCAGGTGGTGGAATGGGCGGCGGACGGGGCCGTGGAGGAGGGCCCGGCTGCCGCTTACTACGTCCCCGGCATCCCCCTGGACAAGCAGGCGCTGATGGCAGAGGTCCGGGCCCGCGGCCTGCGGTCAGTTTCGGCGGTGTTCCAGGCGCTGGCGCCCGGCGGCGCGGAGGACGCAAAGTCCAAGATGGGGCTCGCCTCGCTGCTCAAGATGATGCTGGCGGACCGGTACATCGACGAACGCGACGCCCGCTTCATCAACGACCGGGTCCACGCCAACATCCAGCGGGACGGCACCTTCTCCGTGGTGCCCCAGATGAAGGGCGGCGTGACGTCGGTCCAGCAGCTGCGCCGGATCGCGGACGTGGCGGAGAAGCACAACGTCCCGCTGATCAAGCTCACCGGCGGGCAGCGCATCGACCTGCTGGGGATCCGCAAGGAGGACCTGCCGCAGGTCTGGGCGGACCTGGACATGCCCTCCGGCTATGCCTACGGCAAGAGTTTCCGGACGGTGAAAACGTGCGTGGGGAAGGACTTTTGCCGCTACGGCACCGGTGACTCCACCAAGCTGGGGATCGAGATCGAATCCCGCTTCCAGGGCCTCGAGTCACCGGCCAAGCTGAAGCTCGCCGTCTCAGGCTGTCCGCGGAACTGCGCCGAGTCGCTGGTGAAGGACGTGGGCGTGGTGGCGGTGGAGGGCGGCCGCTGGGAGATCTACGTGGGCGGAGCCGCCGGTGCCCATATCCGCAAGGGAGACCTGCTGGCCACCGTGGACAGCCCGGACGAGGTGAAGGTCCTCACCGGCCGGTTCATGCAGTACTACCGGGAAGAGGCCAACTGGCTGGAACGGACCTACGCCTTCGTCCCGCGGGTGGGTATCGAACACCTGCGTGCCGTCATCGTGCAGGACGCAGAAGGGATCGCCGGCCGGCTTGATGAAGCGATGCAGGCCTCGGTGGACAGCTACGTTGATCCTTGGCTGGAACGTGATGACCCGCAAACGCCGGGGCAGTTCAGGACTTCGCTGCCCCTGACCGCCCTCCCGCAGGTGCCGGTCCGATGA
- a CDS encoding molybdopterin oxidoreductase, with amino-acid sequence MITKNLFLQGIYHFQGVGMEKPVPLHSELAHYVPDGVINQALYFRGGNSSSELIAVVLMRNGVPMRYFPIGAKSEVHVPLRVVEDIDGGSVIELYLAAPEGVHGSVVIDLGMVEH; translated from the coding sequence GTGATCACCAAGAACCTTTTCCTGCAAGGCATTTACCACTTCCAGGGCGTGGGCATGGAGAAGCCCGTCCCCCTGCACAGCGAGCTCGCGCACTATGTCCCGGACGGCGTGATCAACCAGGCGCTGTACTTCCGCGGCGGCAACTCGAGCAGTGAGCTGATCGCCGTGGTGCTCATGCGCAACGGCGTTCCCATGCGCTACTTCCCCATCGGCGCAAAAAGCGAGGTCCACGTTCCGCTGCGCGTGGTGGAGGACATCGACGGCGGCTCGGTGATCGAGCTGTACCTGGCGGCTCCGGAGGGCGTCCACGGATCCGTGGTGATCGACCTGGGCATGGTGGAGCACTGA